In Candidatus Binatia bacterium, the genomic window AAGCGCCTGTGCGATGACCTTGTTCTGGTCGATGTCGACCTTGGCCAGCCGGAATCCGCCGCCCGAGCCGGCTGCGAGCTTCTCCAGCAAGGGGCCTAGGGTTCGGCAGGGGCCGCACCAGGGGGCCCAGAAATCGACCACGATCGGCACCCGGTGGGACGCCTCGATCACCTCGGCCTCGAAAGTCGCGTCAGTGACGTCGATGACGACAGTCTCTTCCATGCCCTCATCTCTAGCTCAGAGTCGGCTTGACCGGCATCGGCGGCCCGGGTAGAATTAAATCAATCGATTGATTGAATCGATCGAGTGATCCAATTCCACTGTGCCGAGGGGCCCCCGATGACTCAGGTTCAAGAAGTACAATACGAGAGCAGCCGAGAGCTCTTCGGTGGCTCGATAATGAGCCCGGTGCCGGATCCGTACAGCGTCTACGGCCGTCTGCGCACCGAGAGGCCCGTCATCCCGATGAAGGATTGGATGGACGCGAGCCACATGGTCACGCGGTATGACGACGTGGTCGCGGGTCTGAAGGATGCCGAGACGTTCTCGGCCAAGGGGAACGCGCGTGGCATCGGCCTCGTGATCGGGCGCACCATCCTCGAGATGGAAGGTGGAGAGCATCTTCGCCATCGTCGAATCGTCACGCCGGCCTTCTCCTTGCGCGCGCTGCGTGGCGAGGTGGAAAAGCAGGTCGAGACGATCACCCACGAACTGATCGATCAGTTTGTGAGTGAGGGCCGCGCCGACCTCGTGCCGCAGTTCACGTTCACGTTTCCACTGCGCGTGCTCGCGCGAATCATGGGCATCCCGATTTCTGACTTCGAAGAGTTCCACCATTGGGCACTCGATCTGATCTCGGTCGCGCAAGATCCGGCGAAGGGCTTCGCCGCTGCAAAGTCGATCGTCGACTATCTCCGACCGGTCCTCGACGAGCGTCGCGAAAACCCGCGCACCGATCTTCTCTCCATGCTCGTGCAAGCCGAGGTGGATGGAGAGCGCCTGACCGAAGAGGAGGTGCTGAGCTTCCTGCGGTTGCTCCTTCCGGCCGGCGCGGAGACGACGTATCGCCTCACCGGTAGTGTCCTGCACGCGCTTCTGACGCATCCCGAGCAGCGAGCCGAGGCGGAGGCCGACCCCGCGCGTCTCGACGATGCGATCGAGGAAACCCTGCGCTGGGAGTCGCCGGTCCAGATCGTGTCGCGCGAGGTGACCCGAGACGTCGAACTGCACGGGCACGTGATCCCCAAGGGCGAGCTTGCGATCCTCGCGATCGGTTCGGCCAACCGCGACGAGCGGCATTTCGATGACCCCGACGCCTTCGACCTTCATCGCGAGAACAAGAGCGACCACGTGGCGTTCGGTTTCGGCGAGCACTTCTGCCTGGGCTCGCATCTCGCGCGCATGGAGACCCGAATCGCCGTTGCAGCGCTGCTCGAGCGCCTCCCGGGCCTTCGGCTCGATCCGACCGAGCAGTGTGGTGTCGTGGGGGTCGCGTTTCGCTCCCCGGACAAGCTGCCGGTCCTCTTCGGCTAGCGCGCGATCCTGCGGGTCACGGGGCCGAGAATGGCGCGGCGCTGAACGGCATTCCGGCACAGCTCGTCGTCTCGCTGGACCCGGGCGCCGACGGGCCACTGTTGCGCGGTGGGGCGGGCGACTCGAACCTTCCCGATGTCGGTGCCGCCGGTCACTGCGTGCGTGGACTTAGCGAGCGATGGTGCGCGCCGCGAGTTCCAGAACCTCCTTTACCACTTCAGATTGGTAGACGACGGTGGTGACGTTCACGGCCGGGCTACGCGGCATCGTGGAAGATCACGCCGAGAGTGAAGCGCTCCCCGCTCAGGATGGAGCTGACGCCGTGGCGAACGTGCACCCGGTGGAATCCGCGCTTGCCCTCGACCGGGCGTTCCCGGCACGGGAAGACGAGCCCCTCGCCCTGCGCGAGTGAGATCGCCTCGCCGCGGGATTGTGCGCGGAGCCGTTGCTCGACGAGGAGGAGTTGTCCACCGGTGAAATCGCGCTCCGGGTCGGACAGCAAACAGGCGACCTGTAGCGGGAAGTGGATGGGACCGTAGAGGTCTTGGTGGAGGCAGTTATAGCCGCCTTCTTCGTAATGCAGGAGCAACGGCGTCGGTCGGGTCTGATCGCCCGCGCGACACGTCTCCGTGAACTCGCGGAGGGTCGACGGGAACCTCGCCTTCGAGCCGAGTCGTTCCTCCCAGACGTTCACGATGGGCACCAGGGTCTTGTAGAGGCGCGTTCGTAGCTTCTTCACCAGAGCGGGCAGCGGGTCGGCGAAGTACCGGTAGTCCCCTTCCCCGAAACGGTGACGCCCCATGTCGACGAAACTCCGGAATCGCTTCTCCTGGTCGTACAGCTCGCGGAGGCTGGTGCACTCCGCCTTGGTGAGGAGCTCGGGCAGACGCGCGTGGCCGTGGTCGTCGAGGGAGGATTGCATCGCGGCCGGGTCGAGTAGGGGGAGATGTGCTTTCGCCATGGGAGCTCCGAAGTCGGGAGGTTCCTTATCGGCTCCGGCCGCGTTACTGAACCCGGAACGACGATGATGGAGACTGTGACTGACCCAAGGGACGCCTCATGCCGTTGCGGCTAGTGTTCACGCTGGCCGTGGCCGCCTGGTTCGGAACGTTGATCTGCCTGAGCTTCGTCGTGACGCCGGTGGCGCATCGGACCTTTCCCGCGGAACAGGCGCGGCAGTTCCTTCGGCCGATGTTCCGGCGAATCTACAGAGCCGGTACGGGTCTCGGCTTCGTCGCACTTCTTGCCGTCTTCTTCGGCCGAGACGGTTTGCCGGCCGACGACATCGCCCGCCTGGCGACTCCGGTCGGGGTCGCGGTTCTGGCTTCGATCATCGGGGGTGAGGTGTTGTTGCCGCGCTTCCATAAGCTCGACGGCGAGGACCCGCGGTTCGGTCGGCTGCATCAGGTCTCCGCCATGCTGAACACGACGTCGATCGCGGCGCTGATGCTCGCGCTCGCCGGAGCGATCGCGCGATGAGCGCTCCCCTCAAAATCCTGAGTCACTTTCCGCGCAGTCGCCTGACCCGCTTGGAAGCGGACGTGGCCGACATCGAGATCATCGAAGTCGACACGGAAGGCGACGTTGCCCAAGGCATCGAGGGAGAGGTCTTGCTGACCCGCCCCTGGGGAACGCCGAACATGTCGGAGCTCCTACGGCGCGGTGTCCGTTGGGTTCACACCGTGGGCACTGGCGTGGATCGGTTCCCGATGGACGAGATCGGCGACCGCATCCTGACATGCTCGCGCGGCGCGAGCGCGACTCCCATCTCGGAGTGGATCGTCACGATGATGCTCGCTTACGAGAAGCGTCTGCCGGAGGTCTGGCTGTCCGAGCCACCGGAGGCGTGGAGTGTGGGCGGGGATCTCGGTTCGCTCGACGGCCGCGTGCTGGGGCTCGTCGGTCTGGGCTCGATCGGTCTCGGCGTGGCACGGCGGGTGGAGGCCTTCGGCATGCGGACGATCGCCTGTCGCCGTAAGAACGCGCCCTCCCCGATGCCCGGCATTGAGATCACGTCGTTCGAGGACGTGATCGAGCGTGCTGATCACCTCGTGATTGCTGCGCCCGCGACGAAGGCGACCAAGCAGTTGCTCGACGCCGAGGCGTTCTCGCGCGTGAAGGCGGGCGTGCATCTCGTGAACATCGCCCGAGGTTCGCTCATCGATCACGATGCGTTGCGAGCGGCCCTCGACTCCGGCCGGATCGCTCGAGCGTCGCTCGATACGGTTGATCCGGAGCCGGTTCCCATGGGGCACTGGCTCTACGAGCACCCGTCCGTGCGCCTCAGCCCGCACGTCTCCTGGAGCATGCCGAACGTGCTGGACTCGTTTCTCGGGATCTTTGCCGACAACGTGGGTCGGTATCGCCGCGGCGAGGAGCTGCATGGCGTCGTAGACCTCGTCGAGGGCTACTGACGAGCGCCCGGCGTTCAGTCCTTCAGTTCGATCAGGACCTCGCGGTACGGCTTGGCGCCGATGTTCACCGCCCATTCCGTCTCTCCGCGGGTGAGGTAGGTCGTGCGACCAGGCGTGACGTCGGCCGCGCGGGCGATGTGTTCGGAGCCCGGCCCGGGGATCCCTGCGATTCGATCGCCCTCGACCAACACGACCATGTAGTCGAGGTCGTGCCGGTGCAGGGACGAGGCTTCCCCGGGGGCGAGAGTGAGCTCCCAGATCCGGACACGCTGGTTGTCGGTCATCACGCGACCGCCGACCGGCCCCATGGGCGCATCGGCGTGAGCGGAGCGAAACCGCTCTGCGAATTCTTCCAGCGACTCGTCGGGACCAATCTGCATGACGGGAACGTGCCTCGCCCCGATGGGGGCGTCAAATCGGCGGCCGAGCGAGGGCCTTGCTGCTTGCGAGACTCCGGGGGAGAGCGGGTGGCTCGATCCGGGTACGCGCGGTAGGCTCGGTCGATTCCCCTTTTCGGGGTGTACCGCTCCCATGACGCCCACCCAACCGCTCTTCCACACGATGCTCGAGTGCCGCCTGACCCCGTCGGGGTCAGAGTGGCTCGGCGCTGGGTTGCGAGAGATCAAAGCTGGTGCCGCGGCCGATAGGCTCGCGAGCCTACTCTCGATGGCGAGCCGTCACGCGCCCCGGGGAGACCTCGCGCCGTCCACTGGGGAGCGCGAAGAAGCGGGTCGTCTTCTGCCGGGATGGAACCCGGAACGCTGGTCCACCCTCGAAGCCCTGCGCGTGTGCCTCCTGCTGGGGCAACCCGGTCTCGCAACTCCAGAGTTCCCCGCGGTCCTCGAGGAGTGCTTTCGCTACGCGGACGGCGGGGAGCTGACAGCGCTCTATCGTTCGCTAGCACACTTTCCGGACGGCAAGCGGTTCACGAGGCGCGCCGGTGAGGGATGCCGAACGAACATGCGAACGGTCTTCGAGGCCACCGCTTGCGATACTCCGTACCCGACTTCGAACTTCGACGAGGTTGCGTGGTGTCAGCTGGTGATCAAGGCGGTCTTTGTCGAGGCGCCGCTGTGGCGGGTCTACGGCTTGGACCGCCGTCTCTCGCCGGAGCTTGCGCGGATGGCTCTCGACCTCGCGGACGAACGGCGGAGTGCCGGCCGACGGGTCCAGCCCGAGCTGTGGTTGTGTCTCGGCGAACACGCCGGCGAGCGCGGTCTCGCCGCGCTCGAGAACGAGATGCGCTCGGCCGATGCCGTTTCGCGGAGTGCCGCCGCGCTGGCGCTCGCACGGGCGGGTGCGGCTGCGCTGCTGCGAGATTTTGCTTGTGCGGAGAGCGACTTGGATGTGAAAGCGGTGCTCGACTGCGCGATCGCGGGCGACTGCGATCAAACCGCGTTTGCCAGGTTCGAACCCGAGAGGGAGTGAGATGCGTTTCTTCGATCCCCATATCCACATGACGAGCCGCACGACGGAAGACTACCAGGCAATGGCCGATGCGGGGATTCGCGCCGTCATCGAGCCGGCCTTCTGGCTCGGCCAACCTCGCACGCACGCCGGTAGCTTCACCGACTACTTCTCCAGTCTCGTCGGCTGGGAGCGGTTTCGTGCGTCGCAGTTCGGCATCGCGCACTACTGTGCGATCGGCCTCAACTCGAAGGAAGCGAACAACGAGCCCCTCGCGCGTGAAGTTCTCGAGCTGCTGCCGCGCTTCGCCTTCAAAGAAGGCGTGGTCGCGATCGGCGAGATCGGCTTCGACGAAATCACACCGGCAGAGGAGCACGCGTACCGCTTCCAGATCCAACTCGCGCTCGAGAACGATATGGTGATCATGGTGCACTCTCCGCACCGCGACAAGAAGCGAGGCATCTTGCGCTCGCTCGACATCGCGAAGGAGATGAAGGTGCCCATGAACAAGCTCGTCATGGATCACAACAACGAGGAGACGATCGACGACACGCTTGCGAGCGGTGCGTGGGCCGCGTTCAGCATCTATCCGCACACCAAGATGGGAACCGATCGGATGGTCGACATCGTCCTGCGGTACGGCCCCGAACGACTGATCGTGGATAGCTCGGCGGATTGGGGCGTGAGTGATCCGCTCGCCGTACCGCGGACCGCGCGTCGCATGCTCGAGCGCGGCGTCTCCGCGGAGGCGGTGGAGAAGACCACCTGGGGGAATGCTCTCGATGCCTACGCCCAGTCCGACCAGATCGACGTGGCGGCGCTGGAGAAGTCTCCGGTGATCGACCAGCGCGCGCTTTGGGAAGACAACTCGGTGCTGCGTGGGCAAGAGCCGCGCGTCGACGATCCGGTTCCGAACTAATTCCGCTCCTCCCTTCTTCATGCGCATCGCCTCCTCCATCGCCCTCGCCCTCTTCCTGCTCGCAGGCGCCGTGCAACTGAATGATCCGGATCCCCTGATCTGGGTCGGCGCGTACGGTCTTGCCGCCGCGACGGCGCTCGCCGCCTTCTTCGGAGTCGTGTCGGTGACGGTCTCGGGCGTGCTCGCCGCGGTGTATTTCTGCGCCGGGTTCTTGATGCTGCCCAGTGGTGCGGATGCTTCGTCCTTGTCGTTCTCGAACTTCGGGATGTCGTCTCTGCGCGTCGAGGAGATGCGCGAAGCCCTGGGGCTCGGGTTGTGTGGCGTTTGGATGGTGATCTTGGTGGCGAGTCGGATGCTTCGTCCTGCCGCCGCGACGGGCAGCGTTCTACTGGCTTGGTTTCTTGCCGTGGGCTGTGCCGCCACGGTTCCGATCGGCCCCTACGCTCCGGCGTATGATGCGATCGCCGTTCCGCAGATCGTCGAGCGTCACATTCTCGATCGCACGCGCGTCGCGATGGATCTCGAGAATCCCCGCGGGATGCTTCCGCGAACCGACGACGAACTGCTCGTCGCCGTCGCCGGCACGGGCGACCCGAGCACGGTGCCGACCGGGGCGCTCCTCCTTCTGGAAGACCGGAATGGCGACGGACGATTCGAAGAGCGCCGGGAGCTTCTCGGCGGGCAACTCTCACGCAACATCATCGACATCGTTCGACGCGACGAAGTTTTCGGCATGGCGGGTGTCGCCCAGGGGGGTGGTGCGACCCTCGTGAGCCTCGCCTACTTCGGCGGACCGTCGAAGATCTTCCGGGTCGACGGAGAGGACGTCGTCGAATGGAGTCAGGTTTTCGGCAATATCAACGATCTCGAGTACGACCCGAAGCGCGATGCGTGGGTAGGGGTATCGAGTTCGAGTGACGAGGTCGTGCGCTTGCAGGCCGGTCGCGGGTCGCAGCGGATCCTGAAGCTTCCGCCGATGATCGACGGGCAAGACCCGGTCCCCGGCTACCTGCGGCATGACGCCCGGACGGGCGACCTTCTCGTCTCGCTCTTCTCAGGCTCGACCGAAGGGGAAGAGGGCGGCGAGGGGATCGAACTGTTGCGGGGTGCCGGCGGGATCGTACGGATCGACCCGGACACCGGAGCGATGCGGCCCGTGGTGACCGGCCTTACGGCACCGACGGATCTGGAGATCGGCCCGGACGGGCGCCTCTACGTTTTGGAGTTCTGTAGCCATTTCGAGGACCCGGTCGGGACGCGTGCGGACATGTGGAAAGCTCCCAGCCACGGTGGGTTTCGCCGCTTCTCGGGCCGCTTGCTGGCCATCGACAGGGATACCGGCGCGACGACGGTGGTCGCAGAAGGCCTCGACGGACCGACCAACCTCGCACTCCACGGTCGGGACCTCTACATCGCGCAGGGAATGGGTACGCCCGGCAGACCGATCCCCGGCCCCGACGGCAACGTGCCGCTCACTGGGTTCATCGACAAGATCGAACTGCCGGCGGCGGGTGCGGGCGCGTGATGCGAGAGATCGAGCAGTCCTTCTCGGTATCGTACCGGTACCCCGTCGTGTTCACGCGCGGTGCGTTCAATGAGGGCAATTCGGCATTGCGAGATGCGTTGCTGCGTGCCGGCGAGGGCCCTCATCGCGTTCTGGTCGTGATCGACTCCAACGTGCTCGCCGCGACCCCGGAGCTCCCCGGACGGCTGGCCGCTTACGCAGCCGCCAACCCGGCGCTGTTGGAGCCGATACTCGAACCGTACGTGTTGCGGGGGGGCGAGGGCTGTAAGGAAGATCTTTCCTGGCTTCCGGAGATCCACAGCCGAATCGCCGAGCGAGGCATCTGTCGTCACTCGTTTGTCTTCGCGATCGGCGGAGGATCGGTGTTGGATGCGGCTGGCTATGCCGCGGCGCTCGCACATCGGGGTGTCCGACTGATTCGTTTCCCGACCACGGTGCTCGCGCAGAACGATGCCGGGATCGGCGTGAAGAACGCGGTGAACTTCCAGCAGCGAAAGAACTTCGTAGGCACCTTCGTTCCGCCGTTTGCCGTCGTGAACGACTTCGACTTCTTGTCGACGCTCGACCCGCGCGACATGCGCTCGGGGGCCGCGGAAGCGGTGAAGGTGGCGCTCATCAAGGACTCGGAATTCTTCGGGAAGCTGCACGCCGGCCGCGAAGACCTCGGCCGTTTCGAGCCGAAGCTCATGGAAGACATGATCGTCCGGTGCGCGGAGCTTCACCTCGAGCACATCCGGACCAGCGGCGATCCCTTCGAACTCGGCTCGGCTCGGCCCCTCGATTTCGGCCACTGGGCCGCGCACAAGCTCGAAGAACTCTCTGGTTACGATCTCCGACACGGGGAGGCCGTCGCGATCGGTATCGCTCTCGACTCGTCGTACTGCGCCCGTCGCGGCATGATTTCGCAGGCCGCCTGCGACCGGATCTTCGAAACGCTCGAGGCGATCGGGTTTGGGCTATCCCACTCGTCGCTCGCGGTCCTCGACATCAAAGCGGCCCTCGACGACTTCCGCGTCCATCTCGGGGGCGAACTCTGCATCTGCCTTCTCGAGGGCATCGGTCGGTCCGTCGATGTTGGGTCCATCGACATCCACGAGATGCAGCGCTGCGTGGACCTGCTGCACGACCGAGGGTAGTCTCGGCTGCGTGCGCCGCCTCACGTACTGCACGAACATTCATCCGGGGGAGTCCTGGGCGGACGCGCGTGCCAACCTCGAAGCACACCTGCTCGGCGTGAAGGCTGCCGTCGCGCCCGAAGTCCCGTTTCCAATCGGTCTACGGCTGTCGGGCCAGGCCGTCGCAGAGATCGACGACGCCGAGGCGCAGCGCTTCCAAGCGTGGTGCGAAGAAAACGGCACGTACGTGCTCACCGTGAACGGGTTCCCCCACGGCCGCTTCCACGGCGTCTCGGTGAAGGAGAAGGTTTATGACCCTGATTGGCGGGACCCGGTTCGTGCGAAGTACACGAACGCAATTGCGGACCGCCTCGTTCAGTGGCTTCCCGGAGATGCACCCGGGTCGATCTCTACGGTGCCCATCGCCTGGGCTCCGTCGTTTCAAGAGGCCGATTGGCCGGCGGTTCGGGCGAACGTCCTGACCGTAGTCGATCACCTCGACGCCCTCGCGCAATCAAGCGGGAAGGCGTTGATTCTCGCGTTCGAGCCCGAGCCGGGATGCGTCGTCGAGACAACCAGCCAGGCGATCGAGTTGTTTGAGCGCCTCGCGCTTCCGCAGGACCGCGTTCGCTACGCCGGTCTCTGCTACGACTGCTGCCATCAAGCCGTCCAGTTCGAAGATCCCATCGACAGCTTCGGCCGGATCGAGGCCGCCGGGATCCCGATCGGGAAGATCCAGGTTTCCTCATCGTTGCGCGCCCGCGGCGACGAGATCCCGAATCTCCGCGCCTTCGACGAGCCGACCTATCTCCATCAGGTCGTGGCGCGTGACGTCGACGGGGGGCTTCATCGCGCCTCAGATCTGCCGGTGTTCTTCGGCGAAGGTGGGGGCGCGAGTGATGGTCCGGCGCTCGAGGAGTGCCGCGTACACTTTCACGTGCCGATCTTCGCCGACCATCTCGGTCCGTGCGGAACGACGCGCTTCTTTCTCGAGGAGCTCTTGCCGCGCATCGACCCCGGGATTGCCCTCGAGGTCGAGACATATTCTTTCGACGTATTGCCCGCCGAGTTGCGCACGGACTCCGTGACGGAGTCGCTCGCACGAGAACTCATCTGGGCCGAACAGAGGTGCCATGCATCGAACCGTCGTACTTGACGTCGTCGGCCTCACCCAGTCGCTCATCGGACCGCACACGCCGCGGATCGCCGCCTTCGCCAAGGAGATGGCGACGGTCGATGCGGTGGTCCCCGCGGTCACGTGTACGGCGCAGAGCACCTACATGACAGGGCGCGCCCCCCGCGATCACGGGATCGTCGCAAACGGCTGGTACTTCCGTGACCTGAGCGAGGTCTGGCTCTGGCGCCAATCGAATCGATTGGTGCAGGGGGACAAGATCTGGGACGTCGGGCGAGCGAAGGACGCGTCGTTCACCTGCGCCAACACGTTCTGGTGGTACGCCATGGCCACGCGGGCGGACGTCACACTCACACCGCGACCGTTGTACTGTGCGGACGGGCTCAAGCTGCCCGACTTCTATGCGTATCCGCTTCACCTGCGCGACGAGTTCAACGAGAAGCTCGGGACCTTCCCTCTCTTCAACTTCTGGGGGCCGAACACATCGATCGAATCGTCGGATTGGATCGCGAAATCGGCGATCGAGGTGGAGGAGCGATACGAGCCGACGCTGCAGCTCGTCTACCTGCCGCATCTCGACTACTGCCTGCAGCGCGAAGGGCCGAAGGCCGATCTGTCGAAGGATCTGAGCGAGATCGACGCGGTCGTGGGTGGCTTGATCGACCATTTCGAGAACAAGGGTTGCCGCATCGTCGTTCTCTCCGAGTACGGGATCGTGCCGGTGAGCCGTCCGGTCTATCCGAATCGTCTCCTGCGTGAAGCCGGCCTGGTGGAGGTGAAGGTCGATCTCGGAAAGGAATACCTCGATCCGGGAGCCTCCCGGGCGTTCGCGGTGACCGATCATCAGATCGCGCACGTCTACGTGTGCAACGAAGCCGACCGTGCGGCTGTGAAGGAGCTCTTCACGGGTGTGCCGGGGGTCGGTCAG contains:
- a CDS encoding EboA domain-containing protein, which produces MTPTQPLFHTMLECRLTPSGSEWLGAGLREIKAGAAADRLASLLSMASRHAPRGDLAPSTGEREEAGRLLPGWNPERWSTLEALRVCLLLGQPGLATPEFPAVLEECFRYADGGELTALYRSLAHFPDGKRFTRRAGEGCRTNMRTVFEATACDTPYPTSNFDEVAWCQLVIKAVFVEAPLWRVYGLDRRLSPELARMALDLADERRSAGRRVQPELWLCLGEHAGERGLAALENEMRSADAVSRSAAALALARAGAAALLRDFACAESDLDVKAVLDCAIAGDCDQTAFARFEPERE
- the eboE gene encoding metabolite traffic protein EboE, which translates into the protein MRRLTYCTNIHPGESWADARANLEAHLLGVKAAVAPEVPFPIGLRLSGQAVAEIDDAEAQRFQAWCEENGTYVLTVNGFPHGRFHGVSVKEKVYDPDWRDPVRAKYTNAIADRLVQWLPGDAPGSISTVPIAWAPSFQEADWPAVRANVLTVVDHLDALAQSSGKALILAFEPEPGCVVETTSQAIELFERLALPQDRVRYAGLCYDCCHQAVQFEDPIDSFGRIEAAGIPIGKIQVSSSLRARGDEIPNLRAFDEPTYLHQVVARDVDGGLHRASDLPVFFGEGGGASDGPALEECRVHFHVPIFADHLGPCGTTRFFLEELLPRIDPGIALEVETYSFDVLPAELRTDSVTESLARELIWAEQRCHASNRRT
- a CDS encoding 3-dehydroquinate synthase, with product MREIEQSFSVSYRYPVVFTRGAFNEGNSALRDALLRAGEGPHRVLVVIDSNVLAATPELPGRLAAYAAANPALLEPILEPYVLRGGEGCKEDLSWLPEIHSRIAERGICRHSFVFAIGGGSVLDAAGYAAALAHRGVRLIRFPTTVLAQNDAGIGVKNAVNFQQRKNFVGTFVPPFAVVNDFDFLSTLDPRDMRSGAAEAVKVALIKDSEFFGKLHAGREDLGRFEPKLMEDMIVRCAELHLEHIRTSGDPFELGSARPLDFGHWAAHKLEELSGYDLRHGEAVAIGIALDSSYCARRGMISQAACDRIFETLEAIGFGLSHSSLAVLDIKAALDDFRVHLGGELCICLLEGIGRSVDVGSIDIHEMQRCVDLLHDRG
- a CDS encoding NAD(P)-dependent oxidoreductase, with translation MSAPLKILSHFPRSRLTRLEADVADIEIIEVDTEGDVAQGIEGEVLLTRPWGTPNMSELLRRGVRWVHTVGTGVDRFPMDEIGDRILTCSRGASATPISEWIVTMMLAYEKRLPEVWLSEPPEAWSVGGDLGSLDGRVLGLVGLGSIGLGVARRVEAFGMRTIACRRKNAPSPMPGIEITSFEDVIERADHLVIAAPATKATKQLLDAEAFSRVKAGVHLVNIARGSLIDHDALRAALDSGRIARASLDTVDPEPVPMGHWLYEHPSVRLSPHVSWSMPNVLDSFLGIFADNVGRYRRGEELHGVVDLVEGY
- a CDS encoding alkaline phosphatase family protein, coding for MHRTVVLDVVGLTQSLIGPHTPRIAAFAKEMATVDAVVPAVTCTAQSTYMTGRAPRDHGIVANGWYFRDLSEVWLWRQSNRLVQGDKIWDVGRAKDASFTCANTFWWYAMATRADVTLTPRPLYCADGLKLPDFYAYPLHLRDEFNEKLGTFPLFNFWGPNTSIESSDWIAKSAIEVEERYEPTLQLVYLPHLDYCLQREGPKADLSKDLSEIDAVVGGLIDHFENKGCRIVVLSEYGIVPVSRPVYPNRLLREAGLVEVKVDLGKEYLDPGASRAFAVTDHQIAHVYVCNEADRAAVKELFTGVPGVGQVLGEEGKRAFGLDHERSGEIVLLSEPDSWFAYYFWQDDDKAPDYARMVEIHRKPGFDPCELYIDPELTLPYAKVGMSLARKAMGFRYTMEVTPLDATMVKGSHGLVTPDADAPVFFTSEPRFLPSSSLAATDVRDRILDHVFQD
- a CDS encoding transmembrane 220 family protein gives rise to the protein MRIASSIALALFLLAGAVQLNDPDPLIWVGAYGLAAATALAAFFGVVSVTVSGVLAAVYFCAGFLMLPSGADASSLSFSNFGMSSLRVEEMREALGLGLCGVWMVILVASRMLRPAAATGSVLLAWFLAVGCAATVPIGPYAPAYDAIAVPQIVERHILDRTRVAMDLENPRGMLPRTDDELLVAVAGTGDPSTVPTGALLLLEDRNGDGRFEERRELLGGQLSRNIIDIVRRDEVFGMAGVAQGGGATLVSLAYFGGPSKIFRVDGEDVVEWSQVFGNINDLEYDPKRDAWVGVSSSSDEVVRLQAGRGSQRILKLPPMIDGQDPVPGYLRHDARTGDLLVSLFSGSTEGEEGGEGIELLRGAGGIVRIDPDTGAMRPVVTGLTAPTDLEIGPDGRLYVLEFCSHFEDPVGTRADMWKAPSHGGFRRFSGRLLAIDRDTGATTVVAEGLDGPTNLALHGRDLYIAQGMGTPGRPIPGPDGNVPLTGFIDKIELPAAGAGA
- a CDS encoding cytochrome P450, with protein sequence MTQVQEVQYESSRELFGGSIMSPVPDPYSVYGRLRTERPVIPMKDWMDASHMVTRYDDVVAGLKDAETFSAKGNARGIGLVIGRTILEMEGGEHLRHRRIVTPAFSLRALRGEVEKQVETITHELIDQFVSEGRADLVPQFTFTFPLRVLARIMGIPISDFEEFHHWALDLISVAQDPAKGFAAAKSIVDYLRPVLDERRENPRTDLLSMLVQAEVDGERLTEEEVLSFLRLLLPAGAETTYRLTGSVLHALLTHPEQRAEAEADPARLDDAIEETLRWESPVQIVSREVTRDVELHGHVIPKGELAILAIGSANRDERHFDDPDAFDLHRENKSDHVAFGFGEHFCLGSHLARMETRIAVAALLERLPGLRLDPTEQCGVVGVAFRSPDKLPVLFG
- a CDS encoding TatD family hydrolase yields the protein MRFFDPHIHMTSRTTEDYQAMADAGIRAVIEPAFWLGQPRTHAGSFTDYFSSLVGWERFRASQFGIAHYCAIGLNSKEANNEPLAREVLELLPRFAFKEGVVAIGEIGFDEITPAEEHAYRFQIQLALENDMVIMVHSPHRDKKRGILRSLDIAKEMKVPMNKLVMDHNNEETIDDTLASGAWAAFSIYPHTKMGTDRMVDIVLRYGPERLIVDSSADWGVSDPLAVPRTARRMLERGVSAEAVEKTTWGNALDAYAQSDQIDVAALEKSPVIDQRALWEDNSVLRGQEPRVDDPVPN
- a CDS encoding 2OG-Fe(II) oxygenase, giving the protein MAKAHLPLLDPAAMQSSLDDHGHARLPELLTKAECTSLRELYDQEKRFRSFVDMGRHRFGEGDYRYFADPLPALVKKLRTRLYKTLVPIVNVWEERLGSKARFPSTLREFTETCRAGDQTRPTPLLLHYEEGGYNCLHQDLYGPIHFPLQVACLLSDPERDFTGGQLLLVEQRLRAQSRGEAISLAQGEGLVFPCRERPVEGKRGFHRVHVRHGVSSILSGERFTLGVIFHDAA
- a CDS encoding DUF4149 domain-containing protein, which produces MPLRLVFTLAVAAWFGTLICLSFVVTPVAHRTFPAEQARQFLRPMFRRIYRAGTGLGFVALLAVFFGRDGLPADDIARLATPVGVAVLASIIGGEVLLPRFHKLDGEDPRFGRLHQVSAMLNTTSIAALMLALAGAIAR